A window of Gossypium hirsutum isolate 1008001.06 chromosome D13, Gossypium_hirsutum_v2.1, whole genome shotgun sequence genomic DNA:
tttattttcaatttaaaaaaaattaccaataaatagttaaaaaatgggaattaaacacaaataataaaataaaattagaggcGATGGCATCACTATCGGTTTGATCTCCAAATAACATCTTCCCCTGGTAACACCTGGCTGGTGGCAATATGGATGAGAAGAGAATAATATTTCACATTCGTGTGTTTTTTCAGCAATAACGATAAAAGAATCAGGCTTGTTTGGATTTCTATTTCCATTTCTATGCATGAATTCACTATCCTCTTCCAaccaaaaaaacatatatatgttttaaatatcaTTGAAAATACTGATAAAAATATACGTGGCATGCCATGTGTTATTGTCTAATTACTTTATCAATAAAGTCAacttttaatagtacaaatagatgagttttttaacagaaaatactaatttatctttaatttgacgtataaaaactaatatttagtAAAGGATCAAAATATAATCTATCTCTTAGTATAAGGATTTTTATGGTAGTTTTACCAAACTTATGTATGACACTTGGAACTCTTCCTTAAAAGAAGTCTACGTGCTATATCATAGCTATCAACAAGTATATATAGCCCTTCCACCCCTAACACCAAAAATCACCATTTGCACAAACAATTTGTTGATTCAGCTGCTATCTATATAGCACTTACCATTACTGTTTCTTCAAGCTCCCTCGTAAGCTTCTCCAATCCAATCTACCTTGTTTTTTCTGCACTTTTAAATCTTATTTTATGATGAAACAAGCTTGGTTTGAGGATCAAAATCTGGGTCTGATTTTATTCCCTTTTTTGTTATAGTTTTAAAGATAAAAATGAGCTGCTGGGTCGGAGGAGACTGGATGTGCGGCGCCTGCCAGCACCAGAATTTTAAAAAGAGGGAAGCTTGCCAACGCTGCGGGTACCCCAAGTACGGCGGCCCCGATGTGTCGACTTACTTATACAACAACAGTTACAATAGTGCTGAAGTTTTAGCCGGGGACTGGTACTGTTCCGCCATGAACTGTGGGGTTGTCAACTACGCTAGCAGAACAAATTGCTATCGCTGTGGTTCGTTGAAAAATGATTTTGTTGGTAATTATAATACAATGGGCTGTGATGGGACTGTTCCCCCTGGATGGAAAACCGGTGACTGGATTTGCACCAGGTCAGTAAAATGAAAGATAATGTTACTATTCGTGTTTGACACATAAATACGATTTGGAGTAATATAGATAGTATCCTGTGAATAAAAATGTTGGACACATAAGCTGCATTGTGTCTGGTTATGACATTGGTTTATGATATTGCATTCATTTGACTTCCAAACATGGTATCCACCCAATATAGCAGATAATTAATTCCCATCTTATCACATGTATGTTATCTATGGAGACTGTCATTTATATATGCTTATCGTTGATCTGATATGACTGCAAACATTTGTTTGGTCAGATATGGATGTGGAGTTCACAATTATGCTAGCAGGATCGAGTGCTTCAAGTGCAAGACCCCAAGGAATTTTGGTAATATATATAGCAAACAATACGGGTAAAACTATATAGAGGTTtttgtattaagagttaaattatatatttttttctctttactcaaaaaataggtaaattaatcctcatattttagatcaaagagtaaattaatcgtttttgtttaaaatttcattcatttgtactgttaaaaactcATGTGACTGATAGAATAATCAAACAGATAAATTTGGCATGCAACCTATACCTATTGACGTATAGAGATAAGTTTTTGACAGAATGATCACtttgctttttgatctaacgtacaaAGGTTAATTTGCCAATTTTTTGTGTAGAGAAAGCAAAAATACAATTCGACTCTTAATACATGAACCTTTATGATGCTCTTACCGAGAATATGATTTATTAGCATGAATAGgctattcaatttttatttttttatttttttggttgatGTTTCTCAGGTGGTGCATAGGGAATTAAGAAGAATATTGTGTGCAACCAATGTTAATAATTTCTTTTCATATATCTAATCCTTCACTCACCAgtttttgtttggttttattGGTGTCGACAAATATAGCATTTAGGATGACCAAAAGGGTGAACgctttttcctttttcaagattatcaatgtaattgtaatcatcaacaaaaaagggtttttggtttgattaatggggttatgattttttttgtctttttctatGGTTCAAGGCTTAATGATGTTGGATGATTAAGATCtgataagtttaaaattttatcaataatgACAAGATgtaataataagacacattataTTTGTTGAcacaatttttttgtaaaaaaacggatcgatttgggttttgaaaatgaaaacgaaaatgggagtcgccaccaatcctttttgataaggtgtgatcaggtcaccttgaaaagtggttgtttttaataaacgattttattttattaaaacaatagttttggtccacgaaattcagaaaaacaggttcgagagtcggttacgcacgaggaatgattaacaccctcgatacgcccaaaattggtacctagttgattacttaatgtcttagtgtcgaaaactgaaaactttaaagagatttaaaatacgatcctaaaaaaaCTTGAATGACATGGATTAAGATTTAAGAGAGCTATTTGGTCTaacgaaaaaatcgaaacccagcacattagggcacgtttcatcgaatttccaaacgcaaaatattgccttactcTGAAATTTAAAGGATATTttgctatttggtcgaacgaaaaattcgaaacccaacacattagggcatgttttctcgaattcccaaatgcaaaatattgcctttattattttttagaaatcctcatatcgagaaaacaacatgtcatatccaatgcgttaggacacaacgtatcgaattcccgatatgagaatgcatgtcgaaaagtttacttatttaaaaaatatttaactatctcggattttagaaaaatggatcatgcccagtaagttaggacacaatcttttcttaattcccgagattatttaaaacttgagaaaaaaaaatcatgtccaGTATATTAGGACATGAATTAtttaaaacttgagaaaaaaaaatcatgtccaGTATATTAGGACATGAtctcttaattcccgagatcgtttaaaacttgagtttgaaaaaattcgtgtatttaaatttattgcgaaaatcgaaacccagtaagttagggtacgaccttctcgaatctaaacacgagattttgcttattcaaaaatcataatttatgcattgaataaaattaatctaacatgaaaaaaagtagaaataaaatatggtgttaatatgcgtaacaaaacaaaaatgaacacgatgatataaacataaataatacgGGCAATAGCAACGAAGATAAGTTAAAAGACAAACTAATCACACAATATAATAAGCAGATAAACTAATCGAATAAAATGggcatgataaaataaataaataaataaatatcgcGTGAAACAACAAAAccgtaaaagaaataaaataaaataaaaagaatatataaaatacatatatgtatattaaaattataaagtatacaaaatatgtatataagtatgtatttagatatatgcttatgaaaataaaaatacgtatatatatatagatagatagatagatagatagatagatagatagatagatagatagatagatatgtaaacaagttataaaatatacaaaaaaaaaatataagcatGTATACGTGCATATAAATTAaagatatgtatgtatatatatataactaaatttgaagtaaaagaaagtataaataaggacaacaataatattaatgttactaatagaataacaaaataacctaaagtttttttaaaatatatatatatgtgtatatatctatatatataagtaattatacaataataatagaaataataagacacatatattttaaaatttacataagtAAATCTACATGGAAACAAAaagataataacaataataacaataataatttattagttttaataataaaataaccaaaatacaaacagagggctaaattgaataaaaaacaaaatttggggacaaatcgcaaATAAATTAAAGGAGAAGGACCCCATTGAatgcgcgaataacaaggagggaccaaatggGCAATAATCCAGTCCCTCCACAATGCACAGCTTCAAGGTGGATCAGATTGAAATATGAAAGAAATtccagggccaaattaaaaaataaaagaaacttaattgcaaaataattaaaaagcggaagggctgaaAGCGCAAATAGACCTTTccacaaaaacacgcggatccttggtggagcgggtcgggtcggcccGATCCAGGGTCAAAACGACATCCCTTCCTTCTCACACCAGAAAAAAAAACTGATATGCTTTCCCCCTCCCTTTCTTTGTTCCTCTCTTTCCCTGGTCACTGCCCAGAATCAGGTCAAAGCCGTCGCCgtgccggccaccgtacacgatggctggaaaaataaaaaaggtatattttttatttttattttttgtttttttttggttgCTATATACtggtatatatatagatattttttaaaagaaacaaagtaaaaaaaaaatctaaataaaaacactaaaaagagggtttttttaaaaaaaaccttgctTTCGGGGTTTTCTTTTCTAATCTTTTATTGTTTTTTGCTTGAatctcttcttttatttctccAAAAAAGAAAAGGGATCCCCCCTTTCTCTGTTTtagatggcttttatagccatttacaacacttttttttatctattttctaaTGATTCTCTTGCGTGCTTGTTTTTCCTTGCAGGGAGAGGTTGGCCGGTGGCAGAGTTGGTTGCCGTTGGAGGCGGCGATAGTGCAAGTGGATGACCCTAGGTGCGGGGCACCTAGGGTTAGGTGGCTGCTGATTTCTTTTTCTGAAAATGGGCTTGGGTTTAGGTTAATTTGGTTGGGTTTTAGGCCTACTGggatttgggttttaattggGCCCGGGCATAAAAATTGGGCATGTACAGCTGCccttctttgctcgttgtcgtgtaacgagaacagagcaaagactaagaaagaccaattttgcccggtctcttCGAGTCTTCACTTATTTAATGCTTCTCTTTTCAAGTAGCTTTATTCCATTCTACTGCATCTTGTTGTTTCAATCCACTCTACTGCACTTCAGAGAACTctaacttgtagcttcaatcttcttcgtAGCAATTCAGGGGACGAGATTCGTGGTTTTTTGCTCCACTGCAAcattagggagataagacttgttgcttcaacctgctccatggtggcttcagggagataaggtttgatatcttcagtttgctccactgcaactctaGGGAGATAATACTTGTTATGGTgtgatccactctactgcaacttcagagagataagatctgtggctCTTCGAGAAAacatttgctatcttcagtctactacACTGCAACCTCAGTGAGATAAGACTTGTTATGGTGTGATCcgctctattgcaacttcagagagataagatctgtggctCTTGGAGAAAACATttactatcttcagtctgctacATTGCAACCTCAGTGAGATAAAACTTGTAGCTTCAACTTGTTTTACTGcatctttaagaaaataaaatctgatgcgatctgctctactgcaactttagaaagataagatctgtggttttaatccgctccactgcaacttcagggagataggattgataTGTTCAACCTGCCCCagtgcaacttcagggggataaggtttgatatgatctgctctactgcaacttcagagatatAAGATCGGTAAtgtatagctttaatctgctctactgcaacttcagagagataagatttgctatcttcaatctgttcACCAAGGAAGTAAGATTAGTCGTTGCGGCTTCAATATTTTAATtgtaatgtcggggaagcaagattcgcggttgtggcttcaatctgttccactgcactaccaaggaaagtaagattcgccgttatGGCTtcaattgcaatgtcggggaaacaagattcaccgttgtggcttcaatctgttccactgcactgccAGGGAAAGTAAGAtttgccgttgtggcttcaatcttcttaattgcaatgttggggaagcaagattcgccgttgtggcttcaatctgttcTACTACACCGCTAGGAAAAGTAATATTtgttgtcttcgatctgctccactactgcttagggagacaggatctgcaatcttcaacctactccactactgcctagggagataggactaatggcttaaatctgcttctccactatcTTGGGAAGATAAGGTTCACcatattcgatctgctccactactgcttaaggagacagaatctgcaattttcaacctactctacTGCTGCTTAGagagataggactaatggcttaaatttacttctccactatcttgggaagataagattcaccatcttcgatctgctccactactgcttagagagacagaatctgcaatcttcaacctactccactactacttagagagataagactaatggcttaaatctacttctccactatcttgggagataagattcaccatcttcgatctgctccgctactgcttagggagacagaatctgcaatcttcaacctacctccactactgcttagggagataggactaatggcttaaatctacttctccactatcttgggaagataagattcaccatcttcgatctgctccactactgcttagagagacagaatctgcaatcttcaacctactccactactacttagagagataagactaatggcttaaatctacttctccactatcttgggaagataagattcaccatcttcgatctgctccgctactgcttagggagacagaatctgcaatcttcaacctacctccactactgcttagggagataggactaatggcttaaatctacttctccactatcttgggaagataagattcaccatcttcgatctgctccactactgcttagggagataagatttgttatcTTTAATCTGCTTTACTGCAAACTatggtgtcttcgatctacttcactgtcagtataggaaggcaagatctgctatcttcaatctgctccgctgttaATACAGGAAGGCatggctggtgtcttcgatctactttgccgtcagtacaggaaggcaagatctgctatcttcagtctgctccgctgtcaGTACAGTAAGGCAAGGcaggtgtcttcgatctgcttcaccgtCAGTACAGGAatgcaagatctgctatcttcagtctgctctactGTCAGTATAGGAAGGCAaagctggtgtcttcgatctgcttcaccgtcagtacaggaaggcaagatctgttatcttcagtctgctctgcTGTCAGTATAGGAAGGCAAtgctagtgtcttcgatctgcttcattgTCAATACAAGAAggcaaatctgctatcttcattgatctgttctttggggaacatgacctatataatctattttatgaacctattTTTGCTTAGTGATTATGATCAAAATATTCTGGCTAAATgtgtatgcatgaatgcaaaatgaaAATGGTCCTTcaatgtttgagttgttattgcCCATTGCTCAATAAGGCTTTATTGCCAACACGTCAGAATGCTATCTTGTCTGGTTGGTGATGCTCATCTCTTACTTGATCAGATTGCCCCTACTGTAATCTTCAAGGTTCAATCCGTTGTGATTTTCAAGGTTGAGTCCGCTGtaattttgggacataaaattcaaaaccatCTTCCTCCTACCGTAATTTAGGAGTATAAGATCAAGCTCTTTCCAAATCTTCTCCCATTGCAATTCAGGGATACAGGATCTGAATCTCCTTGGTCACCTACACTATTCCCAGGGTATCACACCAAAAGTTTATgcacaattgcaaaattttctCTTCCGAGAAACCTCTTCTTATCACTCGGTGATCATtacttgtttgttcattgaagctttgtcaccaacacgacatcttgtcattttgttcaatcaatgtttggacAATAAAATATGAGAGAATAGTCTTAACTTAGACTCTTTCTTCTTagatttcaccctttaaacttggtgttttctaaacaatagtcatgttttaggttcctatattatttagaaacttctagagtaatatgcaaaacttctcttatgaaagtattattagtccattaatcattattccaatgcaacatgcttgcaaaagattATAACGatggataaaatagaattgactcgggagcatagctcgaaataaATTATCAATGATAGTAAGAATAAGAGGAATTGAttggaacacgtatcttgaaaagaaagaagtattccaagaacaacaaattcaatatataaatagcATGAAGGTTAGgtaccccagatatcgcagcttgaacttctctatacaaactttctgaagacctttctgagtttgacatgtgtttaggagatctacaggactttgtcgatgccccaagactttgcctaccctttcctgttgattcaggtataacaagatcaccatatgccccaatctgatcaaaatttgagttgcctttttcatgttttcaactcaaatcccctttggcctcaAGGCtccctttgtgggttttcgccttggcctctcctttttctctttcttttcttcttcttttttttgttttttttttgaaatattttttgactttgaactcataggattaggcatgtccttgttatcccttctgATCAAGATCGACGTTTttccagataaggccttccacataaggtccttcccagcttggcatgaagttctttttgtatgggaaagatcttcttcaataccaggtccGTCTCATGGAATTTTTTTGTAACTTTCATCATTTGCTTTTGGAatatttgaccatgatggataactttgaacattctTCTTCAATAGGGATTGGATCCAGAACTCAGAGAGAAAAAATATCGACCTCAATGGGTGAAACCGCGATAAGCACAAAGCAAGGCATTGCGTCGGCAGAGTTTTTTTTTCCTCTAATACACAGTTTACTTTGGGGCGACATGATGTTAATCTTGAATAGACTGCCAACTTCTGATATCGTgctcttgttcaaatttagtgcattgtcaaTATGGTTCTTTTTGGCATTCTATACTATCATATGATTTTCGAGAATTTGCTGACTGTTGACTTTGTGACGTTGGTATATAAAGCGGCTTCTACCTACGAAGATAAATCGATGACTGCTAGAATATTTTTGGCGAGATTGACTCAATGACCTTCATGCCCTGCACAGGGAGAAGTCATGGATTTCATTGATTCTTTGTAGGGTAAGATCTATTTTCCCATCCCGTTCTATCATCCTCAATAAGTTTAGAGATAGGCTACATCTACATCATCTTCGAAGTTATGAGATCCCTctaacacatgtctcgctcaaaggagattctgagtctgtagtagcgtcactcatgtcgttgatattcaggacctattgtaggtacaaagaatatacaaagaatgtatgaatttatgaataatcatttgtacagtatgattataaatgaataaaataatgatTTGGAAGGAAATCTAAAGAATGAAAATCAAcaataattatttgtaaagaatgaaagaatattggctcaaaattGATCGCtaagatgcatttcattaaataatgacgttcagacatgagcctattccACAAGAGATTCTCATTGCccctaggctaaaagcaacaagtgcgTTCTAAATATTAATCTAAGTAGGCTCTAAATACTATAGAGATTTCTTTTACAGTCTGATTTATTTAGAACatttccaagtttataagggTGGATATCTGACAAGGTCCCTTTTCAGTTGCCTTCATGTACGGCATTGATGTGAACGCTTCCCAACACTTCTTCATACATCGCATTCACCCCATTATCAATGTGattgggtagcggattttctACACTAAATAAATCATCCAATTTGACAATGCCCATACTAATAAGCCTTTCAGCCATttttttaaaggcaatgcaaATTTTTATTGAATGCCTCGTAATTCCCGTATGATAAACGTATTGTGCATTcgcgtcgtaccatttggggtacggaggttaTGGGGGTTTGAGTAGAAAGGGGCTACTACATGCGCATCAAACAGATTCTGATATAATCCTTATACGTCACTAGGATGGGTGTGAATTGGAGTCTTTCTGTGTTTGGCCTTGAGTTAAATTCTTGCTTTGAGGGGCCTTGATAGCTAGCTGCTACCGTCCTTGGCTGGCCTACAGTGACTGATTTTGAATACCCTTTATTGTACAAGCTCAGGTTGCTCacttcattttctttgtgctttgGGGTTGATCTTTTGACACTTTCCCCacatctatcttcccacttcttatggcattttcaatcatctcaccagacatcactacatctgagaagctcatggtagtacttcctaacatatggttaatgaacggtgctttcagagtgttgatgaaaagcatcgtggtTTCTTTCTCCAAAAGAGGTGGCTGAACTTGTGTGCTACCTCTCTCCACCTTTGGGCATATTGTCTAAAGCTCTCACctggc
This region includes:
- the LOC107932043 gene encoding uncharacterized RNA-binding protein C17H9.04c isoform X1, whose product is MSCWVGGDWMCGACQHQNFKKREACQRCGYPKYGGPDVSTYLYNNSYNSAEVLAGDWYCSAMNCGVVNYASRTNCYRCGSLKNDFVGNYNTMGCDGTVPPGWKTGDWICTRYGCGVHNYASRIECFKCKTPRNFGNIYSKQYG
- the LOC107932043 gene encoding uncharacterized RNA-binding protein C17H9.04c isoform X2, producing MSCWVGGDWMCGACQHQNFKKREACQRCGYPKYGGPDVSTYLYNNSYNSAEVLAGDWYCSAMNCGVVNYASRTNCYRCGSLKNDFVGNYNTMGCDGTVPPGWKTGDWICTRYGCGVHNYASRIECFKCKTPRNFGGA